One stretch of Arachis hypogaea cultivar Tifrunner chromosome 20, arahy.Tifrunner.gnm2.J5K5, whole genome shotgun sequence DNA includes these proteins:
- the LOC112782390 gene encoding phospho-2-dehydro-3-deoxyheptonate aldolase 2, chloroplastic — translation MIMALSSVTTFSTSLSHETTQHSLSSHQPSSKIKTVVATNHHHQPRRILAVHAADAPKGAATTSAAVTSTKSGSKWNVDSWKSKKALQLPEYPDKNELETVLKTIESFPPIVFAGEARRLEERLAEAAMGKAFLLQGGDCAESFKEFSANNIRDTFRVLLQMGAVLMFGGQMPVVKVGRMAGQFAKPRSDPFEEVNGVKLPSYKGDNINGDAFDEKSRIPDPHRMVRAYCQSAATLNLLRSFATGGYAAMQRINEWNLDFAQNSEQGDRYHELANRVDEALGFMAAAGLTLDDPQVTSTEFWTSHECLLLPYEQSLTRLDSTSGLYYDCSAHLLWVGERTRQLDGAHVEFLRGIANPLGIKVSNKMDPNELVNLIEILNPNNKAGRITIIVRMGAENLRVKLPHLIRAVRRSGQIVTWVSDPCHGNTIKAPCGLKTRPFDAILNEVRAFFDVHEQEGSHAGGIHVEMTGQNVTECIGGSNTVTFDDLSSRYHTHCDPRLNASQSLELAFIVADRLRKKRIGTNGFLSKKAN, via the exons ATGATTATGGCACTTTCAAGTGTAACAACTTTCTCAACTTCGTTGTCGCATGAGACAACTCAACACTCTCTCTCATCTCACCAACCCTCTTCCAAAATCAAAACCGTTGTTGCCACCAACCATCACCACCAACCAAGACGCATCTTGGCCGTCCACGCAGCCGACGCTCCCAAAGGCGCTGCCACCACTTCCGCCGCCGTGACAAGCACGAAGAGCGGATCGAAGTGGAATGTGGACAGCTGGAAGTCAAAGAAGGCGCTTCAGCTGCCGGAATACCCGGACAAGAATGAGCTGGAGACGGTGCTGAAGACGATAGAGTCGTTCCCGCCGATCGTGTTCGCGGGAGAGGCTCGGAGGCTGGAGGAGAGACTGGCGGAGGCGGCGATGGGGAAGGCTTTCTTGCTGCAAGGCGGTGACTGCGCGGAGAGCTTCAAGGAGTTCAGCGCAAACAATATAAGGGATACTTTTAGAGTGCTTCTTCAGATGGGTGCTGTTCTCATGTTTGGTGGACAAATGCCTGTTGTTaag GTGGGAAGAATGGCGGGCCAATTTGCGAAACCAAGGTCAGACCCATTTGAAGAAGTGAATGGAGTGAAGCTGCCAAGTTACAAGGGTGACAACATCAATGGTGATGCCTTTGATGAGAAATCAAGAATCCCAGACCCTCACCGGATGGTGAGGGCTTATTGCCAATCGGCGGCAACACTGAACCTTCTCCGGTCCTTCGCCACCGGAGGCTACGCTGCAATGCAGAGGATCAATGAGTGGAATCTTGATTTTGCACAGAACAGTGAGCAGGGAGACAG GTACCATGAGCTGGCGAACCGGGTGGACGAGGCCTTAGGTTTCATGGCGGCCGCAGGGCTGACCCTAGATGACCCTCAGGTGACATCTACTGAATTCTGGACATCACATGAGTGTCTATTATTGCCTTATGAACAATCATTGACAAGGTTGGATTCAACCTCTGGATTGTACTATGATTGCTCTGCTCACTTGCTCTGGGTTGGTGAGCGTACTCGCCAACTTGATGGTGCTCATGTTGAGTTCCTTAGAGGAATTGCTAACCCTCTTGGCATCAAG GTGAGCAACAAAATGGATCCGAATGAGCTGGTGAACCTCATTGAAATCTTGAACCCGAATAACAAGGCAGGAAGGATAACAATAATAGTGAGAATGGGTGCTGAGAATTTGAGAGTCAAGCTTCCTCATTTGATTAGAGCTGTTCGTAGATCTGGTCAAATAGTCACATGGGTTTCTGATCCCTGCCATGGCAACACCATTAAGGCACCCTGTGGCCTCAAAACAAGACCCTTTGATGCAATTTTG AATGAGGTGAGAGCATTCTTTGATGTTCATGAACAAGAAGGTAGCCATGCTGGAGGCATCCATGTAGAGATGACCGGACAGAATGTTACAGAGTGCATCGGAGGATCCAACACAGTGACGTTCGACGATCTGAGCTCGCGATACCACACGCATTGCGATCCGCGGCTCAATGCATCCCAGTCTCTTGAGCTTGCCTTCATAGTTGCAGATAGGCTAAGGAAGAAGAGGATTGGAACCAATGGTTTCCTCTCCAAGAAGGCCAATTAA